TAATAAATTAACGCTTAGAGAACTGTGTCTTCTTACGTGCTTTCTTAAGACCCACTTTCTTACGCTCAACTTTACGAGCATCGCGAGTAACAAAGCCAGCTTTACGTAGAGTTGGACGTAGTGACTCGTCAAACTCCATTAGTGCACGTGTGATACCGTGACGGATAGCACCCGCTTGACCAGTTGTACCACCACCTGCAACAGTGATGTATAGGTCAAACTTTTCTGTCATTTCAACTAGCTCTAAAGGCTGACGAACAACCATGCGAGAAGTTTCACGACCGAAGAACTCTTCTAAAGAGCGCTTATTGATTACGATGTTGCCAGTGCCTGGGCGTAGGAATACGCGAGCACTTGAACTTTTACGACGACCTGTACCGTAGTATTGATTTGCCATGATAGTGCTCCTTAAATGTCTAGAACCTGAGGCTGCTGTGCAGCGTGGTTGTGCTCGTTACCAGCGTAAACTTTAAGTTTACGGAACATTTCACGACCTAGAGGACCGCGAGGTAACATGCCTTTAACCGCTTTCTCAATGATCATTTCAGGCTTTTTAGCTTGAAGTTTCTCAAAGTTGATAGACTTAAGGCCACCTGGGTAACCAGAGTGAGCATAATACATTTTGTCCTGAGCTTTGTTACCAGTTACAGTAACTTTCTCAGCGTTGATTACGATGATGTAGTCACCAGTGTCAACGTGTGGAGTATACTCAGCTTTGTGCTTACCGCGAAGGCGACGAGCGATTTCAGTAGCGATGCGACCTAAAGTTTTACCTTCAGCGTCAACTACGTACCAGTCACGTTTTACAGTTTCTGGTTTAGCAACAAACGTTTTCATTATAAAAATCCAAAGTTTTCAATTTTAAAACCACAGGCAGTCCTTGGACTACCGCTCTACTTGTATTTGCTTTAACCCCTTCGAGTTGAAGACTTTTATGCCGCTCAAGTCAGTGGCTAAGCCGACGAGGGCAATAGAACGCAACGTGGCAGGCCGCGGATTATAGCAAGCCTTCTGGGTGAAAACCAGCGCTTGGTGCTTTTTTCTACAAGAAAATCTGAAGAATTTCGAAAAAAATCGAAAAGGCAAAAAATCCAGCGAAACGATGACGTGTGCGTGACAAGGACTCGTTCTAATACGATGTTTACAAACACCAACACCGAACAAGTCCTTTTAACAAAAAGCAATTGCCGTTAGGCTAAATGCTCTTTTGCTAAATATTCATGGGACTGCATTTCTTGCAAGCGACTGATGCAGCGTTTGAACTCAAAATTCAATGTACCTTCGGTATAAAGTTCAGTAATAGGCGCCGCAGCCGAGATGATAAGCGTTACATTGCGCTCATAAAACTCATCGACAAGCGCAATAAAGCGTCTCGCAGCATCATCGTTTTGCTGACCCATTTGCTTCACATTAGATAGAATCACCGTATTATATAAGCGACTGATTTCCATGTAATCCACTTGCGAACGAGCGGTTTCACACAGTGCAGGGAAATCAAACATAACAATACAGTCAGACACCATTCGAGTTTGGATCATCCGACCTTCAATCTCAATCGCTTGTCCGGCTTTACCCGGCTCTGGAGAGAGTTTGTTAAAATAGTCGAATAAGTTTTCATCTGCTTGTTTATCAAGTGGGCTGTGAAAAATTTCCGCTTGCTCCAACGTACGCAAACGATAGTCAATACCCGAGTCCACATTAACAACCTCAGTATTAGCCTTTACTAATTCAATGGCGGGTAAGAATCGCGCACGCTGTAGACCATTTTTATACAAGTCATCTGGCACAATATTTGATGTGGCAACCAACACGATACCGCGCGCGAACAACGCTTGCATCAATCCACCTAGCAACATGGCATCAGTGATGTCTTGAACGAAAAATTCATCAAAGCAGATGATGTCGGTTTCAGATTTGAACGTGTCAGCGATGCTTTCCAGAGGGTTTTTCACTTCATTAAGCTTTTTTAGCTCTGCGTGAACACGATGCATAAAGCGGTGAAAATGCACCCGCATTTTACGCTCCGTCGGCAACGCATCATAGAAAGTATCAACTAGATAAGTTTTACCACGCCCTACTCCGCCCCAAAAGTATAACCCTTTCACTTTTGGCGGCTCAGCTTTACCAAACAAGCGCGAGAAGAAGTTTTGTTTGACTGGCGGCTGATTGATAAGGTCGTCATACAGTCGCTGTAAATGCTTTACTGCATTTTCTTGCGCGCTGTCATATTGAAAATCATCACGTTCTAGATCTTGCTGATATTTTTCCCAAGGCGTCATCGACTTAAATATTTTTTTACGATTTGTTTGTAGGTTATATTAACACGACTGTATTCACAGCGTATATTGAACTCTAACAGAGTTTTAATTTTATTTGCCGTTGAGGCACACAGGGAGAAACCTATGACTACCGTTACTTGGCTTGGATTACTGATCATTGTTGCCATTGCTGCATTCTTTTTAGGTGGCTTTGTAACGAAAAAGCAGTTCAAACACGACGAACTGGAAGTTCAAGCACAACAAGCTAAACACGACCTTGAGCAATATCGTCAAGACGTATCAGATCACCTTACTAGCACCAAAAAGCTAGTAAATAAAATGCAGGATAGCTATCAGCAACTGCTTACCCATGTGGAAGAAACCAATCAGCTACTCACACAAGATCGCCCATCTCATCCTGCTGATCCTTTTTTCTCGAAAGAAACCACAGAACAACTACAAGCTTCTCTTCAAGCACGTCCAGAGAGAAGACGTAAACAAGACCCAAGTTTTGAAGTACCACCAAGTGACTATGCCGAAGGTGAAACTGGGTTATTTTCTGGGCAAAAAAAAGAAAGTGAGCAAATTAAAGCCTCTTGATGAAACTTTTTGTTGACCCCATAGTCTTTAAAAGAAGTTATTGATTCTAGGGCCTATTGATCTTTCGAGTTTGCTTTTGCAGCAGTTTGATTGGTATTTATACAAGGCAGAGCCTGTGTAGCATAGTTTTTCTATGTAAGTCAGGCGATAACACAGTAGAAATGCCAATCAAGCGCTGCCCTTTGGGTTTTCCTGAGTGCGC
The sequence above is a segment of the Pseudoalteromonas piscicida genome. Coding sequences within it:
- the rpsI gene encoding 30S ribosomal protein S9, encoding MMANQYYGTGRRKSSSARVFLRPGTGNIVINKRSLEEFFGRETSRMVVRQPLELVEMTEKFDLYITVAGGGTTGQAGAIRHGITRALMEFDESLRPTLRKAGFVTRDARKVERKKVGLKKARKKTQFSKR
- a CDS encoding YhcB family protein, whose product is MTTVTWLGLLIIVAIAAFFLGGFVTKKQFKHDELEVQAQQAKHDLEQYRQDVSDHLTSTKKLVNKMQDSYQQLLTHVEETNQLLTQDRPSHPADPFFSKETTEQLQASLQARPERRRKQDPSFEVPPSDYAEGETGLFSGQKKESEQIKAS
- the rplM gene encoding 50S ribosomal protein L13 → MKTFVAKPETVKRDWYVVDAEGKTLGRIATEIARRLRGKHKAEYTPHVDTGDYIIVINAEKVTVTGNKAQDKMYYAHSGYPGGLKSINFEKLQAKKPEMIIEKAVKGMLPRGPLGREMFRKLKVYAGNEHNHAAQQPQVLDI
- the zapE gene encoding cell division protein ZapE; the protein is MTPWEKYQQDLERDDFQYDSAQENAVKHLQRLYDDLINQPPVKQNFFSRLFGKAEPPKVKGLYFWGGVGRGKTYLVDTFYDALPTERKMRVHFHRFMHRVHAELKKLNEVKNPLESIADTFKSETDIICFDEFFVQDITDAMLLGGLMQALFARGIVLVATSNIVPDDLYKNGLQRARFLPAIELVKANTEVVNVDSGIDYRLRTLEQAEIFHSPLDKQADENLFDYFNKLSPEPGKAGQAIEIEGRMIQTRMVSDCIVMFDFPALCETARSQVDYMEISRLYNTVILSNVKQMGQQNDDAARRFIALVDEFYERNVTLIISAAAPITELYTEGTLNFEFKRCISRLQEMQSHEYLAKEHLA